One Ignavibacterium sp. DNA segment encodes these proteins:
- a CDS encoding CCA tRNA nucleotidyltransferase — MLSINNQSIEEKLSKNPVLIKIAQIAQSENKNVFVVGGFVRDLILKRERNDIDILVIGSGVNFAKTVAEKLNISNVNYFKNFGTAQLSFNNMDIEFVGARRESYDRKTRKPIVEDGTFEDDISRRDFTINTLAVSLNKTDFGKVIDTYDGLTDIKNQIIKTPLDPFKTFDDDPLRIMRAFRFAAQLNFKVEKNLMKAAYDMRHRLSIVSQERITDEFLKILSTPKPSIGLKLLFDSRVLEIVFPEIAIMSGVDQRKDYHHKDVFLHTLQVVDNICEETDNIWLRFAALVHDIAKPPTKKFVEGIGWTFHGHENLGAKMMKKIFHRMKLPLNKLEYVQKLITLHLRPIALAKEEVTDSAIRRLIVQADDDLEDLITLCRADITSKNPNKVEEYLGNYERVMQKVRDVKERDQLRAFQSPVRGEEIMQICNLKPSKKVGEIKTAIEEAILDGKIGNNYEEALSYLMKIKDEFLSR; from the coding sequence ATGTTATCAATTAATAATCAGTCAATAGAAGAAAAACTGAGTAAGAATCCTGTCCTAATTAAGATTGCTCAGATTGCACAGAGTGAAAACAAAAATGTTTTCGTTGTTGGCGGATTTGTCAGAGATCTGATATTAAAACGTGAAAGAAATGATATTGATATTCTTGTTATTGGAAGCGGAGTTAATTTTGCTAAAACAGTTGCAGAAAAACTGAATATCAGCAATGTTAACTATTTTAAAAATTTTGGCACTGCTCAATTAAGCTTTAATAATATGGATATTGAATTTGTTGGTGCACGAAGGGAATCATACGACCGGAAAACCCGCAAACCTATTGTTGAAGATGGTACTTTTGAAGACGATATAAGCAGACGCGATTTTACAATTAATACTCTGGCTGTTTCACTTAATAAAACAGACTTTGGGAAAGTAATTGATACCTATGATGGTTTGACCGACATAAAAAATCAAATTATAAAAACACCATTAGATCCATTTAAAACTTTTGACGATGATCCTTTAAGAATAATGAGAGCCTTCAGGTTTGCTGCACAATTAAATTTTAAAGTTGAAAAGAATTTAATGAAAGCTGCCTATGATATGCGTCATCGGCTTTCGATAGTTTCTCAGGAAAGAATAACAGATGAATTTTTAAAGATTCTCTCAACTCCGAAACCATCTATTGGATTAAAGCTTTTATTTGATTCGCGGGTACTTGAAATTGTTTTTCCTGAAATAGCAATAATGTCTGGTGTTGATCAGCGAAAAGATTATCATCATAAAGATGTCTTTCTTCATACTTTACAGGTTGTTGATAATATTTGCGAAGAAACTGATAATATTTGGTTAAGATTTGCTGCATTAGTCCATGATATAGCAAAACCTCCTACAAAGAAATTTGTTGAAGGAATAGGATGGACATTTCATGGTCACGAAAATCTTGGTGCAAAAATGATGAAAAAAATATTTCACCGAATGAAATTACCTCTTAATAAATTAGAATATGTTCAAAAGCTCATCACTTTGCATCTGCGTCCGATTGCATTAGCTAAAGAAGAAGTAACAGATTCAGCCATCAGAAGATTGATAGTTCAGGCTGATGATGATCTAGAGGATCTGATTACTTTGTGCAGGGCTGATATTACCAGTAAAAACCCAAATAAAGTTGAAGAGTATCTTGGAAACTATGAACGCGTAATGCAGAAGGTTCGGGATGTTAAAGAACGAGATCAACTCCGTGCCTTTCAATCACCGGTTAGGGGAGAAGAGATTATGCAAATCTGTAATCTTAAACCATCAAAGAAAGTTGGTGAAATAAAAACTGCTATTGAAGAAGCTATTCTTGATGGAAAGATTGGAAATAATTATGAAGAAGCGCTGAGTTATCTGATGAAAATAAAAGACGAGTTTCTTAGCAGGTAA